Genomic DNA from Edaphobacter lichenicola:
TGAAGTTTGTCTGACCATTCGCGTCGGTCATCGTTCCAGCCGCGAGCAGCAGTAACTGGCTGAAGTCGCGTTTGTTCAATGGAATTGCGCTGACGGTTTGACTGGAGAGCTTCTCTCCGCCGGTCTTCGCAGTGTCCTCCGCACGAAATGCAACCGAGACGGTGCCATCGGCGGAGAGGGCTACTACTGCTGGCGGCGAGTCTGCCTTGAGTGTGAGTGACTCCACGGAGCGGTGAACGACTCCGTTGACCGTTACCTCGAGCTTATAGTCGCCGGGGGCTAGATTGGGAAATTGGAAGCTGCCGTCTGCCGATGTCTTTGAGTTGAGTTCGCCTTGTTTCGCAAGCAGGCGGATCGTTGCGCCATGGATCGATGCACCGGCGTTGTTCTGTAGCGTCCCGCTCCAAGATCGAGTGGCCAGTTCCTGGGCGCAAAGCAAAGAAGATACGAAAAATACGAAGAGGACAGTCTGAATGCAGCGCATGAGACGCCATTATATTGAGACTTGCATCGGATTGGCCTAGAGCTGATGGTCTAGAGTTGATATCCGCGAACATCTTCCCCAGCGCAAAACCTCGTAGCCCTGACGACGTTTTCCATCAGAGAGGCGACTGTAACGGGTCCGACGCCTCTGGGTACGGGCGTCAAGAAGGCTGCGACGTGCTTCACGCCGTCGAAGTCTACATCTCCAATCAAATTGCCATCCTTGTCGACTCGGGTGCCTACGTCGATCACTGTGGATCCGCGGCGAAGAACATCCGCTTTCAATTGATATCGAGGGCTGCCGACGCAGGTAATGACAATATCTGCCGCTCTCGTCAGATCGTCGTGCGTCTCCTTCGGGGTAAACCGATGACACCATGAGACCGTTGCGTTTCCCATTCGGCCTCCCAACATATGATGAATCGGCTTGCCGGTGATGTCATTCCTGCCTGCGACTACGACTCGTTTTCCTGTCGTTTCTACACCGTAGAACTTCAGCATTCGACTTACAGCCAGAGCGGTTGAGGGAAGGAACGTCAGGCGCTCGAGTTGTCCTCGATATAGCTCTGCTGTTGAATGTCGCGATACACCATCGACGTCTTTGAATTGATGGATGCGGTCGAAGATATCGAATTTGCCTCTTGCAGCGCCGGTAGAATTTTCGATGTGAGTTGGAAGCGGTAGACCGATCATGATTCCGTGAACGGATTTGTCTTCACTCAAGGCGCTGATTGTGTCTTCAAGCTCTGCAACGCTGACGGTGGAGTCGAAGGTATGGGGCTTTACTGCGATGCCGATTTTGGCGAAGCTCTTTATTTTGTTCTGCAAATAGACTTCAGAGGCTGCGTCTCTTCCTACCTGGATCACCCTTAGTTGAGGGGTCATTCCGTAGCGCTCTTTTAGATCAACGACATCTGCTTTTACTTTGGTCACGATGGCGTCGGCCACCGGTTTGCCGAGCATTGGAGTTGCTGTCATAAGTAGGGTCCTTAGGACAGTTTACAGTCTGGTTGCGGGGATGATCGGGTCGGCGCCACCTCCGGATTTGAATCTGGGGGTCGGGTTTGGTGTTCGGCTGGGTGGCGGAGTGGAGTATTTTTTTTGCGCGGGGGTTTGTGCGTTTTTGCTGGGGGTTTTTGAGAAATCGGGTGTTTTGACGTGGTGTTTTGGTGGTGAAGTTGTGGTGTTTTGCGTGGTGGATGTGGTGTTTTGGCAGTCACTCTTCCGGTCGCCAAAAAAGTGACAGAGATCTGGGATTTATTTTGGGGGCTTCCCGCTTCAGGAGAGGCTTCGGTGAGTTTTGGTATGGTAGTGCGACCGGGCCCAGAACACAGTTCCTGTCTTTGGAGGGCGTTCATGGAGAAGGTTGATGTGATCAATGCCGTTACTTCCGCACCAGGGCTGCCGGCCAGTCCTTT
This window encodes:
- a CDS encoding bifunctional 5,10-methylenetetrahydrofolate dehydrogenase/5,10-methenyltetrahydrofolate cyclohydrolase, with product MTATPMLGKPVADAIVTKVKADVVDLKERYGMTPQLRVIQVGRDAASEVYLQNKIKSFAKIGIAVKPHTFDSTVSVAELEDTISALSEDKSVHGIMIGLPLPTHIENSTGAARGKFDIFDRIHQFKDVDGVSRHSTAELYRGQLERLTFLPSTALAVSRMLKFYGVETTGKRVVVAGRNDITGKPIHHMLGGRMGNATVSWCHRFTPKETHDDLTRAADIVITCVGSPRYQLKADVLRRGSTVIDVGTRVDKDGNLIGDVDFDGVKHVAAFLTPVPRGVGPVTVASLMENVVRATRFCAGEDVRGYQL